A region of Epinephelus fuscoguttatus linkage group LG1, E.fuscoguttatus.final_Chr_v1 DNA encodes the following proteins:
- the LOC125879698 gene encoding G-protein coupled receptor 22: protein METEGYRDLLETSDGQGVGLLDGGGEVGVEEGWSTPYPLGFQVSLTTVLMLELVLGFSSNLTVLVLYCAQSNLVDSVSNLVTVNLHVLDILVCLLCLPLTVAVILLPANESGVSSLATLCCFHEACVTFTSVATAVNVLVISLDRYDISVRPASRLLTPRRAALLLAAVWAVSLAVFFLPFLEGDFFSSSVEDSEDEEPEGQNNNSEHTTGLTPIFSSISPSPLPSTHPSSPSHHHTPVWQNRTLLCVGGQGYYTGMAMYYHLLLQVPCFFIAVVVMLFTYSKILQALNIRIGSHMMRTTRAKDSTCRIRCRRQKKKDLSLPTEVVSSNQNQNLNHPPLIPSPTPTPTSPPPLPSMPQVISDSGATVTTVSTAATTPIATTPATPASPTPPSASAQTHATTPLPASSMGVQASVSAIIALRRAVRRHRDRRERQRRVLKMSLIIISTFLGCWAPLSAVNVLILCMGPSDGLVRLRLCFLAMAYGTTIFHPLLYAFTRQKLRRALKTRVKKRVVSLLQVDPAPSGGTVIHNSWVEGGGQRKNRKPRVEASDGTDRCLTEAVRE from the coding sequence GGAGCTGGTGTTGGGCTTCAGCAGCAACCTGACTGTGCTCGTGCTCTACTGTGCTCAGTCCAACCTGGTGGATTCAGTCAGCAACCTGGTCACAGTCAACCTCCACGTGCTGGACATACTGGTCTGTCTTCTGTGTCTGCCGCTGACTGTGGCTGTGATCCTGCTGCCAGCTAATGAAAGTGGAGTCAGCAGCCTTGCTACGCTGTGCTGCTTTCATGAGGCTTGTGTTACGTTCACCAGCGTGGCCACAGCAGTCAATGTGCTGGTGATCAGTTTGGATCGATACGACATCTCAGTGCGCCCAGCCAGTCGTCTGCTGACCCCCAGGCGTGCAGCGTTGCTCCTGGCAGCAGTGTGGGCCGTGTCTCTGGCTGTCTTCTTCCTGCCTTTCCTCGAGGGGGATTTCTTCTCATCGAGTGTTGAGGATAGTGAGGATGAGGAGCCGGAGGGGCAGAATAATAACTCTGAGCACACCACAGGACTGACCCCCATtttttcctccatctctccttcccCTTTACCCTCAACCCATCCTTCCTCCCCTTCACACCACCATACTCCAGTATGGCAGAACAGGACACTGCTGTGTGTAGGAGGGCAAGGATACTACACAGGCATGGCTATGTATTACCACTTGTTACTCCAAGTGCCATGCTTCTTCATTGCTGTGGTCGTCATGTTGTTCACCTACTCCAAGATCCTGCAGGCCCTCAACATTCGCATAGGCTCCCACATGATGAGGACCACACGTGCAAAGGACTCCACCTGCAGGATACGCTGCAGgaggcagaagaagaaggaccTGAGCCTGCCCACAGAGGTAGTGTCCTCCAACCAGAACCAGAACCTCAACCACCCTCCTCTCATCCCCTCCCCCACCCCGACACCAACATCACCCCCACCACTCCCCTCCATGCCCCAGGTGATTTCTGACAGTGGAGCAACAGTCACGACTGTCAGCACTGCTGCCACCACCCCCATTGCCACCACCCCGGCCACCCCTGCTTCTCCGACCCCACCATCAGCCTCAGCCCAGACCCATGCCACCACACCACTGCCTGCCTCCTCCATGGGTGTACAGGCCTCAGTTTCTGCCATCATCGCTTTGAGGCGGGCAGTGCGCAGGCACAGGGACCGTCGAGAACGTCAGCGCCGCGTCCTAAAAATGTCCCTAATCATCATATCCACCTTCCTGGGCTGCTGGGCCCCTCTGTCAGCAGTCAATGTTTTGATCCTGTGTATGGGTCCCAGCGACGGCCTGGTGCGACTGCGCCTCTGCTTCTTGGCCATGGCTTATGGAACCACAATTTTTCATCCCCTGCTCTACGCTTTCACCAGGCAGAAGCTGCGCCGTGCCCTCAAAACACGTGTCAAGAAAAGGGTAGTGTCCCTTCTGCAGGTGGACCCGGCTCCCAGCGGGGGGACAGTTATTCATAATTCCTGGGTGGAGGGAGGAGGCCAGAGGAAGAATCGCAAGCCACGTGTGGAGGCCAGCGATGGCACTGATCGATGCCTCACAGAGGCAGTGAGGGAATGA